Proteins encoded together in one Lathyrus oleraceus cultivar Zhongwan6 chromosome 5, CAAS_Psat_ZW6_1.0, whole genome shotgun sequence window:
- the LOC127083984 gene encoding 60S ribosomal protein L10a-1, which yields MSKLQSEAVREAISGIMGDSKDKQRKFVETIELQIGLKNYDPQKDKRFSGSVKLPHIPRPKMKICMLGDAQHVEEAEKIGLESMDVEALKKLNKNKKLVKKLAKRYHAFLASEAVIKQIPRLLGPGLNKAGKFPTLVSHQESLEAKVNETKAMVKFQLKKVLCMGVAVGNVSMDEKQIFQNVQLSVNFLVSLLKKNWQNVRCLYLKSSMGKSYRVF from the exons ATGAG TAAGCTTCAAAGTGAGGCTGTGAGAGAAGCCATCTCAGGAATCATGGGTGATTCCAAGGACAAACAAAGGAAGTTTGTGGAAACTATTGAGCTTCAAATTGGGCTCAAGAACTACGATCCACAAAAGGACAAACGTTTCAGTGGATCCGTCAAGTTGCCCCATATCCCTCGCCCCAAGATGAAGATTTGTATGCTTGGAGATGCCCAACACGTTGAAGAG GCAGAGAAAATAGGTTTGGAGTCGATGGATGTTGAAGCTTTGAAGAAGCTCAacaagaataagaagttggtgaAGAAACTAGCCAAGAGGTACCATGCCTTCTTAGCTTCTGAGGCAGTCATTAAGCAGATTCCCCGTCTCTTGGGTCCTGGTCTCAATAAAGCAG GGAAGTTTCCAACACTTGTGTCCCACCAAGAATCTCTTGAGGCAAAGGTAAATGAGACCAAAGCTATGGTCAAATTTCAGCTTAAGAAGGTGCTCTGCATGGGAGTAGCTGTGGGCAATGTTAGCATGGACGAGAAGCAAATCTTTCAAAATGTTCAACTCAGCGTTAACTTCCTAGTCTCTTTGTTGAAAAAGAACTGGCAGAAT GTCCGTTGCTTGTATCTGAAGAGTTCAATGGGGAAGTCTTACCGTGTCTTTTAG
- the LOC127083985 gene encoding clathrin heavy chain 1: MAAANAPILMREALTLPSIGINPQFFTFTHVTMESDKYICVRETSPQNSVVIVDMSMPNQPLRRPITADSALMNPNSRILALKAQLQGTTQDHLQIFNIELKAKMKSYQMPEQVVFWKWISPKLLGLVTQTSVYHWSIEGDSEPVKMFERTANLANNQIINYRCDPTEKWLVLIGIAPGSPERPQLVKGNMQLFSVEQQRSQALEAHAASFAQFKVPGNENPSTLISFATKTLNAGQVISKLHVIELGAQPGKPSFTKKQADLFFPPDFADDFPVSMQISHKYSLIYVITKLGLLFVYDLETATAVYRNRISPDPIFLTSEATSVGGFYAINRRGQVLLATVNEQTIVNFVSGQLNNLELAVSLAKRGNLPGAEKLVVERFHELFAQTKYKEAAELAAQSPQGILRTPDTVAKFQSVPVQAGQTPPLLQYFGTLLTRGKLNAFESLELSRLVVNQNKKNLLENWLAEDKLECSEELGDLVKTVDNDLALKIYIKARATPKVVAAFAEKREFDKILIYSKQVGYTPDYLFLLQTILRTDPQGAVNFALMMSQMEGGSPIDYNTITDLFLQRNLIREATAFLLDVLKPNLPEHGFLQTKVLEINLVTYPNVADAILANGMFSHYDRPRIAQLCEKAGLYVRALQHYTELPDIKRVIVNTHAIEPQSLVEFFGTLSREWALECMKDLLLVNLRGNLQIIVQVAKEYCEQLGIDGCIKIFEQFRSYEGLYFFLGSYLSSSEDPDIHFKYIEAAAKTGQIKEVERVTRESSFYDPEKTKNFLMEAKLPDARPLINVCDRFGFVPDLTHYLYTSNMLRYIEGYVQKVNPGNAPLVVGQLLDDECPEDFIKGLILSVRSLLPVEPLVAECEKRNRLRLLSQFLEHLVSEGSQDVHVHNALGKIIIDSNNNPEHFLTTNPYYDSRVVGKYCEKRDPTLAVVAYRRGQCDDELINVTNKNSLFKLQARYVVERMDADLWEKVLIPDNAYRRQLIDQVVSTALPESKSPEQVSASVKAFMTADLPHELIELLEKIVLQNSAFSGNFNLQNLLILTAIKADSSRVMDYINRLDNFDGPQVGDMAVEAQLYEEAFAIFKKFNLNVQAVNVLLDNIHSIDRAVEFAFRVEEDAVWSEVAKAQLREGLVSDAIESFIRADDTTQFLDVIRAAEDGNVYQDLVRYLLMVRQKTKEPKVDSELIYAYAKTDRLSDIEEFILMPNVANLQNVGDKLYDEELYEAAKIIFAFISNWAKLAVTLVKLKQFQGAVDAARKANSAKTWKEVCFACVDEEEFRLAQICGLNIIIQVDDLEEVSEYYQNRGRFNELISLMESGLGLERAHMGIFTELGVLYARYRPEKLMEHIKLFATRLNIPKLIRACDEQQHWKELTYLYIQYDEFDNAATTIMNHSPEAWDHMQFKDVIAKVANVELYYKAVHFYLQEHPDLINDVLNVLALRVDHARVVDIMRKAGHLRLVKPYMVAVQSNNVSAVNEALNEIYVEEEDYDRLRESIDLHDNFDQIGLAQKIEKHELLEMRRVAAYIYKKANRWKQSIALSKKDNLYKDAMETASQSGERELAEELLVYFIDQGKKECFASCLFVCYDLIRVDVALELAWMHNMIDFAFPYLLQFIREYTGKVDELVKHKIESQNEVKAKEQEEKEVISQQNMYAQLLPLALPAPPMPGMGGGFAPPPQMGGGFGMPPMPPFGMPMGSSY, from the exons ATGGCGGCCGCCAATGCTCCGATCCTCATGCGAGAAGCCCTCACA CTGCCAAGCATTGGCATAAATCCTCAGTTCTTCACGTTTACGCATGTGACTATGGAATCCGATAAGTATATATGCGTTCGAGAAACATCTCCGCAGAATAGTGTTGTGATTGTTGATATGAGCATGCCAAATCAACCTTTGAGGAGACCTATTACTGCTGATTCTGCTCTTATGAATCCTAATTCTAGAATTCTTGCTTTGAAAG CCCAACTCCAAGGAACAACTCAAGATCACCTACAAATATTTAATATTGAACTTAAAGCAAAGATGAAATCTTATCAAATGCCTGAGCAG GTAGTCTTTTGGAAGTGGATTAGCCCCAAGTTGCTGGGTCTTGTGACACAGACCTCTGTATACCATTGGTCAATTGAAG GTGACTCCGAACCTGTAAAGATGTTCGAGAGAACAGCAAATCTGGCAAACAATCAAATAATTAATTATCGATGTGACCCTACAGAAAAATGGTTGGTCTTGATTGGTATTGCTCCTGGTTCCCCCGAG AGGCCACAATTGGTGAAAGGAAACATGCAGCTCTTCTCTGTGGAACAACAACGCAGTCAAGCTCTTGAAGCACATGCGGCATCATTTGCTCAATTTAAA GTTCCTGGGAATGAAAATCCTTCTACTTTGATTTCTTTTGCCACCAAGACACTTAATGCCGGTCAAGTTATATCCAAGTTGCATGTCATTGAGCTGGGTGCACAGCCAG GGAAGCCTTCATTTACAAAGAAACAAGCAGATCTGTTTTTTCCCCCTGACTTTGCTGATGATTTTCCGGTTTCCATGCAG ATATCCCACAAATACAGTTTGATTTATGTGATTACCAAACTTGGTCTCCTATTTGTCTACGATTTGGAGACAGCTACTGCTGTATATAGGAACAGAATCAGTCCCGATCCTATATTTTTGACGTCAGAAGCTACATCAGTGGGAGGCTTTTATGCCATTAACAGACGAGGCCAGGTGTTACTGGCTACCGTTAATGAGCAAACAATTGTGAATTTTGTCAGTGGTCAA TTAAACAATTTGGAGCTAGCAGTAAGTCTTGCCAAGAGAGGAAACCTTCCTGGTGCTGAGAAGCTG GTAGTGGAACGTTTCCATGAACTATTTGCTCAAACAAAATACAAAGAAGCAGCTGAGCTTGCTGCTCAGTCTCCGCAAGGAATCCTTCGTACACCCGATACAGTTGCCAAATTTCAG AGTGTTCCTGTGCAAGCTGGGCAAACTCCACCACTGTTGCAGTATTTTGGAACTCTTTTAACAAGAGGAAAGCTGAATGCCTTTGAATCGCTGGAATTGTCACGGCTTGTTGTGAATCAGAACAAGAAAAATCTTTTGGAGAATTGGTTGGCAGAGGACAAGCTTGAGTGCAGTGAGGAGCTTGGAGATCTTGTGAAG ACTGTGGACAACGATCTTGCTTTAAAAATATACATCAAAGCCAGAGCTACTCCAAAAGTCGTTGCTGCATTTGCTGAGAAAAGGGAGTTTGACAAGATTCTGATATACTCTAAGCAG GTTGGATATACACCTGACTATCTCTTCCTTTTGCAAACAATTCTCCGGACCGATCCTCAG GGTGCTGTTAATTTTGCATTGATGATGTCTCAAATGGAAGGTGGCAGCCCAATTGATTACAACACCATAACCGATCTGTTTCTTCAG AGAAACCTGATCCGTGAGGCAACTGCTTTTCTCTTAGATGTTTTGAAGCCAAATCTACCGGAGCATGGATTCCTTCAAACAAAG GTGTTAGAGATAAATCTTGTGACTTACCCCAATGTTGCTGATGCAATTTTGGCCAACGGCATGTTTAGCCATTACGACCGTCCTCGTATTGCCCAACTCTGTGAAAAAGCTGGTCTTTATGTGCGAGCTTTGCAA CATTACACAGAGTTGCCAGATATAAAACGTGTGATTGTAAATACACATGCAATTGAGCCACAG TCACTTGTTGAATTTTTTGGCACTTTATCACGAGAATGGGCTTTAGAGTGTATGAAAGATCTATTGCTGGTCAATCTTAGAGGCAACCTACAGATAATTGTGCAG GTTGCTAAAGAATATTGCGAACAACTAGGAATTGATGGTTGCATAAAGATTTTTGAGCAATTCAGGTCATATGAAGGACTGTATTTTTTCCTTGGTTCATATTTGAGCTCCAG TGAGGATCCCGACATTCACTTTAAGTACATTGAGGCAGCAGCAAAGACTGGACAAATCAAAGAGGTTGAGCGCGTGACTAGAGAATCAAGCTTCTATGATCCTGAGAAAACGAAGAATTTTCTGATGGAAGCTAAGCTTCCAGATGCAAGACCACTGATTAACGTTTGTGACCGATTTGGATTTGTTCCAGATCTAACACACTATCTATACACAAGTAACATGCTTCGCTACATTGAGGGTTATGTCCAAAAG GTGAACCCAGGGAATGCTCCTTTAGTTGTTGGGCAGCTGCTAGATGATGAGTGCCCAGAAGATTTTATCAAAGGATTAATTCTCTCTGTTCGATCATTGCTGCCAGTGGAGCCCCTTGTGGCGGAATGTGAGAAGAG GAATCGGCTTCGTTTGCTATCACAGTTTTTGGAACATCTTGTAAGTGAGGGAAGCCAGGATGTGCATGTTCATAATGCACTGGGTAAAATCATCATTGATAGTAACAACAACCCAGAACATTTTCTCACTACAAACCCATACTATGATTCCCGAGTGGTGGGCAAATATTGTGAAAAGCGGGATCCTACTTTGGCTGTTGTGGCTTATAGGCGAGGACAATGTGATGATGAACTTATCAATGTGACAAATAAAAATTCCTTGTTTAAACTACAAGCAAG ATACGTTGTTGAGAGGATGGATGCTGACCTTTGGGAGAAAGTTCTTATCCCTGATAATGCCTACCGAAGACAACTTATTGATCAAGTTGTATCTACCGCTCTTCCTGAAAGCAAGAGCCCTGAACAAGTTTCTGCATCAGTTAAGGCTTTCATGACTGCTGATCTACCTCACGAGTTGATTGAGCTTCTTGAGAAGATTGTGCTTCAGAATTCTGCTTTCAGCGGGAACTTCAATCTTCAGAATCTTCTTATTTTGACAGCGATAAAGGCTGATTCATCCAGAGTAATGGATTATATCAATAGACTGGATAACTTTGATGGTCCCCAAGTTGGGGATATGGCCGTTGAGGCTCAGTTATATGAGGAGGCGTTCGCAATTTTCAAGAAGTTCAACTTGAATGTTCAAGCAGTCAATGTCTTGCTAGATAATATTCATAGCATTGATAGAGCTGTGGAGTTTGCTTTCCGAGTTGAAGAAGATGCTGTTTGGAGTGAGGTGGCCAAAGCTCAACTCAGGGAAGGTCTAGTTAGTGATGCAATTGAGTCATTTATAAGAGCTGATGATACCACACAATTTTTGGATGTCATTCGAGCTGCTGAAGATGGCAATGTTTACCAGGACTTGGTGAGATACTTGCTGATGGTAAGGCAGAAAACAAAAGAACCCAAGGTGGACAGTGAGCTTATTTATGCATATGCAAAGACTGATAGGCTGAGCGACATTGAGGAGTTCATTCTCATGCCGAATGTGGCCAATCTTCAAAATGTTGGCGACAAATTGTATGATGAAGAGCTTTATGAGGCTGCGAAAATTATATTTGCCTTTATATCAAACTGGGCTAAATTAGCAGTCACACTTGTGAAGTTGAAACAGTTCCAAGGTGCTGTTGATGCAGCAAGGAAAGCTAACAGTGCCAAAACATGGAAGGAAGTTTGCTTTGCATGCGTTGATGAAGAGGAGTTCCGTTTGGCCCAGATATGCGGGCTGAACATTATCATTCAG GTGGATGACTTGGAAGAGGTAAGTGAATATTACCAAAACAGAGGTCGCTTCAACGAATTAATATCCCTCATGGAGAGTGGCCTAGGATTAGAACGGGCACATATGGGAATATTCACCGAGTTGGGAGTTCTGTATGCTAGATACCGTCCGGAGAAACTTATGGAGCATATCAAACTATTTGCAACCCGACTCAATATTCCTAAACTCATAAGAGCTTGTGATGAACAACAACATTGGAAGGAACTGACCTATTTGTATATCCAATATGATGAGTTTGATAATGCTGCGACAACCATCATGAACCATTCACCTGAAGCATGGGATCACATGCAATTTAAAGATGTTATTGCCAAAGTCGCTAATGTGGAGTTGTATTACAAGGCTGTTCACTTCTATTTGCAAGAGCATCCTGATCTTATCAATGATGTTCTGAATGTCCTTGCACTTCGGGTTGACCATGCACGTGTTGTTGACATCATGCGAAAG GCCGGTCACCTCCGTCTGGTCAAACCATACATGGTTGCAGTTCAGAGCAATAATGTGTCAGCTGTTAATGAAGCCTTAAATGAGATATATGTTGAGGAGGAAGACTATGATAGATTGCGCGAGTCAATCGATTTGCATGATAATTTTGATCAGATAGGCCTTGCACAAAAG ATTGAGAAGCACGAGCTTCTTGAGATGAGACGTGTTGCTGCTTATATTTACAAGAAGGCAAATAGGTGGAAGCAGTCCATTGCCTTGTCAAAGAAGGATAATCTTTACAAAGACGCAATGGAAACAGCATCGCAATCGGGTGAACGTGAACTTGCTGAGGAATTGCTTGTTTATTTCATTGATCAG GGAAAGAAGGAATGCTTTGCATCGTGTCTGTTTGTTTGCTACGATTTGATCAGGGTAGATGTTGCTCTTGAACTGGCTTGGATGCACAATATGATTGACTTTGCTTTCCCATATCTCTTACAG